The Candidatus Methylomirabilota bacterium DNA window GTCCGTGAACACGAGGGCGGCCGCACCGCGCATCAACGCGCCGAGCCCGAGCGTGACCATGATTAGGGAGATCAGCGGACGACCGCCGAGCCGGCGCAGGATCAATCGGTTGAAGACGAAGGCCAGCGCCACCATGCCGGCGCACGCGGAGCCGAGGGCTCCGGCCAGGCCGAGCCCCAGCGCGTGCAGCCCTGTGGCCACCAGCCGCGAGGCGACCATCGCCCACTCGCCCAGCGCGAAATTGATCATGCGGGACGCCTTGTACACAACCACGAAGGCGAGGGCGATCGGGGCGTAGACCACACCGGCCAGCACCCCATCCACGAACAGGGAAACGAAGAACAGCACGTTCGCTCCCTCGTCGGCGATCAGTCGCGAGGCCGTCCTGCCAGCGCCTTCGCGACCTCCGCCACCGAGGGCATCCCGGGCGCGTCCTTGTAACCGGCGAGAGATTCGTAGATCTCCGCGGCGGCCCGAAAGAAGCCGTCGGGAAGCCCGGCGTCATCGAACGTCGCCGCGATCTCCGCCATCTCACCGGTGAATCGCCAGGCCTTCCGTGCGGT harbors:
- a CDS encoding DUF1932 domain-containing protein — its product is DGGPGAASALKMAYAAYTKGTAALLVSIRALAIRAGVDQALLDEWARSQPELGARSERAAGETARKAWRFTGEMAEIAATFDDAGLPDGFFRAAAEIYESLAGYKDAPGMPSVAEVAKALAGRPRD